A single genomic interval of Gemmatimonas sp. UBA7669 harbors:
- a CDS encoding DUF4412 domain-containing protein has protein sequence MIVPPPKAATPRASGITFNYRVTSTSDDKRRREASNMYATVRMQDGNIRMDYVEGMTPLGKKDGYVIIQGDAQKFIVVNPKDKQAMIMTADGFGSGLGALMNNPMLKMTISNTSFRFKDMGAGEPILGYKTRKVRTWYSSTMELKAMMMPDQKIVSNDSSDQWIAQIDIGQGSFEQWAKSFGSGVRSTNPELAEQLKAYNTEYGRKGMPLKTVTWSSQTDKKGKVTTDVMTMEVTDLKAGDIDAAMFEIPKGYEVVDLTKMMADAKASMDSANAEAAKNGKGEEKPSAKDALKKGLGGLIKKK, from the coding sequence ATGATCGTGCCGCCGCCCAAGGCCGCCACACCGCGCGCCTCCGGCATCACGTTCAACTACCGTGTCACGTCCACGTCGGACGACAAGCGGCGACGCGAAGCGTCGAACATGTACGCCACCGTGCGCATGCAGGATGGCAACATCCGCATGGACTATGTGGAAGGCATGACGCCGCTCGGCAAGAAGGACGGCTACGTCATCATTCAGGGCGACGCGCAGAAGTTCATCGTGGTCAATCCGAAGGACAAGCAGGCCATGATCATGACGGCTGATGGCTTCGGCAGCGGGCTTGGGGCGCTGATGAACAATCCCATGCTCAAGATGACCATCAGCAACACGTCGTTCCGCTTCAAGGACATGGGTGCGGGCGAGCCCATACTGGGTTACAAGACGCGCAAGGTGCGGACCTGGTACAGCAGCACCATGGAACTCAAGGCCATGATGATGCCCGACCAGAAGATCGTGAGCAACGATTCCAGCGATCAGTGGATCGCGCAGATCGACATCGGCCAGGGTTCGTTTGAGCAGTGGGCCAAGTCCTTCGGCTCCGGCGTGCGCAGCACCAACCCGGAACTCGCCGAGCAACTCAAGGCCTACAACACCGAGTATGGCCGCAAGGGCATGCCGCTCAAGACCGTCACCTGGTCGTCGCAGACCGACAAGAAGGGCAAGGTGACCACCGACGTCATGACCATGGAGGTCACCGATCTCAAGGCGGGTGACATCGACGCGGCGATGTTCGAGATCCCCAAGGGCTATGAAGTGGTCGACCTGACCAAGATGATGGCTGACGCCAAGGCTTCGATGGACAGTGCGAACGCCGAGGCGGCCAAGAACGGCAAGGGTGAGGAGAAGCCGAGCGCCAAGGACGCGCTCAAGAAGGGCCTCGGGGGCCTGATCAAGAAGAAGTAG